The proteins below come from a single Triticum aestivum cultivar Chinese Spring chromosome 5D, IWGSC CS RefSeq v2.1, whole genome shotgun sequence genomic window:
- the LOC100037585 gene encoding fasciclin-like arabinogalactan protein 16 — translation MGAPAYGAVLLFALALAAGAAAAETARPEEPTLPAVAAAGGGDGVVVAAAAAVVNASGAGVNSNSVLVALLDSHYTELAELVEKALLLQTLEDAVGRHNVTIFAPRNEALERDLDPEFKRFLLEPRNLKSLQTLLLFHVLPARHPAGSWPAASHPTLSGEDVELAAGANGSMRVAHAAVTRPDAVLRPDGVIHGIERLLVPRSVQEDFNRRRSLAAISAVLPTGAPEVDPRTHRLKKPAPPVLPGAPPVLPVWDAMAPGPSIAPAPAPGPGNGKHHFDGHSQVKDFIQTLVLYGGYNELADILVNLTSLATEMGRLVSEGYVLTVLAPNDEAMARLTTDQLSEPGSPENILYYHMIPEYQTEESMYNAVRRFGKVRYDTLRLPHKVVAREADGSVKFGQGEGSAYLFDPDIYTDGRISVQGIDAVLLPEDDKKPATPVSAPDRKAPAVTGSRKSKLRRGKLLEATCRMAGVFGQRSRLASCQ, via the exons CTTCGCGCTCGCGCTGGCCGCGGGCGCCGCCGCCGCTGAGACGGCGCGGCCGGAGGAACCCACATTGCCCGCCGTGGCCGCCGCTGGCGGTGGCGAcggggtggtggtggcggccgCGGCGGCCGTCGTGAACGCGTCCGGGGCGGGGGTGAACTCCAACTCGGTGCTGGTGGCGCTGCTGGACTCGCACTACACGGAGCTGGCGGAGCTGGTGGAGAAGGCGCTGCTGCTGCAGACGCTGGAGGACGCCGTGGGCCGCCACAACGTCACCATCTTCGCGCCCCGGAACGAGGCGCTGGAGCGGGACCTCGACCCGGAGTTCAAGCGCTTCCTGCTCGAGCCCCGCAACCTCAAGTCGCTCCAGACGCTGCTCCTCTTCCACGTCCTCCCGGCGCGCCACCCGGCGGGGTCCTGGCCCGCGGCCTCCCACCCCACGCTCTCCGGCGAGGACGTCgagctcgccgccggcgccaaCGGATCCATGCGCGTCGCCCACGCCGCCGTCACGCGCCCCGACGCCGTGCTCAGGCCCGACGGCGTCATCCACGGCATCGAGCGCCTCCTCGTCCCCCGCTCCGTGCAGGAGGACTTCAACCGCCGCcgcagcctcgccgcgatctcggCCGTGCTCCCCACCGGCGCGCCCGAGGTCGACCCCAGGACGCACCGCCTCAAGAAGCCCGCGCCGCCGGTCCTCCCCGGCGCGCCCCCCGTGCTCCCCGTGTGGGACGCCAtggcccccggcccctccatcgcCCCCGCGCCCGCGCCCGGCCCGGGCAACGGGAAGCACCACTTCGACGGCCACAGCCAGGTCAAGGACTTCATCCAGACCCTGGTCCTCTACGGCGGGTACAACGAGCTCGCCGACATCCTCGTCAACCTCACCTCGCTGGCCACCGAGATGGGCCGGCTCGTCTCCGAGGGGTACGTGCTCACCGTGCTGGCCCCCAACGACGAGGCCATGGCGCGGCTGACCACGGACCAGCTCAGCGAGCCCGGGTCGCCGGAGAACATCCTGTACTACCACATGATCCCGGAGTACCAGACGGAGGAGAGCATGTACAACGCCGTCCGCCGGTTCGGCAAGGTGCGGTACGACACGCTGCGGCTGCCGCACAAGGTGGTGGCGCGGGAGGCGGACGGCTCCGTCAAGTTCGGGCAGGGCGAGGGCTCCGCCTACCTCTTCGACCCGGACATCTACACGGACGGCAGGATCTCGGTGCAGGGCATCGACGCCGTGCTGCTCCCGGAGGACGACAAGAAGCCGGCCACGCCGGTGTCCGCCCCGGACAGGAAGGCGCCCGCCGTCACCGGCTCCAGGAAGAGCAAGCTCCGGCGAG GCAAGTTGTTGGAGGCAACGTGCAGAATGGCTGGCGTCTTCGGTCAGCGATCGCGATTAGCGAGCTGCCAGTAG